A window of the Sciurus carolinensis chromosome 19 unlocalized genomic scaffold, mSciCar1.2 SUPER_34, whole genome shotgun sequence genome harbors these coding sequences:
- the LOC124973432 gene encoding olfactory receptor 2L13-like — protein MEKWNQTLNDFILLGLLPQNQTGLLLLLLIIFVFVLACLGNSGMTVLIFLDPRLHTPMYFLLSQLSLMDLMYISTTVPKMAINFLSGQNGISFLGCGVQMFFFVTLACSEGLLLASMAYDRFVAICHPLHYPIHMSKSRCVKMIIGTWTLGSIHSLVHTIYTLHLPYCRSRAINHFFCEVPTMLPLVCMNTWVYEYTIFGSTIVFLLLPFLGITASYGRVLFAVFHMRSKDGRKKAFTTCSTHLTVVTFYYAPFVYTYLWPRSLCSPTEDKSLAVFYTILTPMLNPIIYSLRNKEVLGAMGILCGMFSPRKK, from the coding sequence atggagaaatggaaccaaactttaaatgatttcattttgttgGGGTTGTTACCCCAAAACCAAACTGGCCTACTTCTCTTGCTCCTGATCATCTTTGTGTTTGTCCTCGCCTGTTTGGGGAACTCAGGAATGACTGTCCTCATATTCTTGGACCCACgactccacacccccatgtactttctCCTCAGCCAGCTGTCCCTCATGGACCTGATGTACATCTCCACCACAGTGCCTAAGATGGCCATCAACTTCCTGTCTGGACAGAATGGCATTTCCTTCCTGGGCTGTGGTGTGCAAATGTTCTTCTTTGTGACACTGGCATGTTCTGAGGGCTTACTCCTGGCCTCCATGGCCTATGAtcgctttgtggccatctgccaccccctcCACTACCCCATCCACATGAGTAAAAGCAGGTGTGTGAAGATGATCATTGGAACATGGACACTGGGCTCCATTCACTCTCTGGTGCACACCATCTATACTCTTCATCTTCCTTACTGCAGGTCCAGGGCCATCAATCATTTTTTCTGTGAGGTTCCAACCATGTTGCCTCTGGTCTGTATGAACACCTGGGTCTACGAGTACACAATTTTTGGGAGCACAATTGTGTTTCTCCTTCTTCCATTCCTTGGGATTACTGCCTCCTATGGACGGGTCCTGTTTGCTGTCTTCCACATGCGCTCAAAAGACGGAAGGAAAAAGGCCTTCACCACGTGCTCCACACATTTGACTGTGGTGACCTTTTACTATGCACCTTTTGTCTACACGTATCTCTGGCCCAGGAGTCTCTGCTCACCAACAGAGGATAAGAGCCTGGCTGTCTTCTACACCATCCTCACCCCCATGCTCAACCCcatcatctacagcctgaggaacaaggaggtcCTGGGCGCCATGGGAATATTGTGTGGGATGTTCTCACCCAGGAAGAAATGA